The DNA region ATTTGATTGTGTTTTGATTGTGTTAGTACATAATTTGGAGTCAGAACACTCCTGCCATATCTAATTAACCAACACAATTTAATCAACTTTTTAATATCTACCCGAAACATAAACGTCACTTTTTTGACAATAGTATTCGCGCTATCAACCATCCCCAAAAAGACTATCCACATCAAGTAACTCTGCTTTACCTTGGATTAAGGCATTTGGTCGCCCCTCTAGTTCTGCCCCCCTTCACTACACCCGAAATCCCGCATCCCCTTCTATTTGCGCTAATGCAATGGGGTCGTCCAAGTCTTCATCCCAAAAACCATCATCTTCCTCATCTTCATCCCCCTCATACTGAGCAACGTCAGCCTTGGGGACAGGTGGTGGTACAGCCACAGGGATGGTTATCGGTGCAGCCACACTCCCAACAGGCAAGCGCATCCCCTCACCAAAGGGCATCTCATCCGGTCTTAGTCCGCACTCCAGGCGAATGACCTCTATCTGCTGCATCAGTTGGGCGCAAGCTTTAAGCCCAACTGATTTGAGTTCCTTCCCCTTGACTCCCCGTTCCTTCAACGCCAAAGGCAACCAGTAGGGTCGCATCGCCTCACATGCCAAATCGGTCTGCGGTTGTCGTTGACTAGCCAAATATGCAAACACTATGCCATCATCTGTCTTTTCTGCTCTCTTTATCCTTAGCAGTAGAGCATCTGAATTCTCTTCTGCAAGCTTTCTAGTACCCATTCACAAACGACCCATCTGAGTATTAAAAGTGATTAAATAGACTATAACCACACTGGGTGCATTATGGGTACATATATTGCTAATTTGGTGCAGTTAGGTATCAACTGGTGACACTCAACGATCCAAGAAGACTCCACAACAGTCGTCAACCACCACAAAAACCACTGTTTTGGGGAGCATTTGGGGTCATTTTAGGTACAACTGTTGCCACACCGTCGGTAAAGTCCTCGAAACCCGCGCTGCACAAGACTTTTCGTCGAAACTCCATCCCGCCCAGGCTACCGCAAAGGGGTTTTCGGGTAGGGCAACCACGATTGTGGTGTACTCACTACACTTCTGCGCCCTTGCGGGTGCCTATGGCATCCCTCGCTATCGCTCGTGACACAGAAGTTTCGTTCGCCCGGAGGGGGTTGTTGCCAGTTGTCGCGTGCTGCTGTTGTTGTTGTTGTTATTGTAGTGCTTGCGTTGGGTTGAGTGAAGCTCGCGCGTTGTGTAGTTTCGCTGCTGATGTGGGAATACTCCATACAAGACAAACAGTGGTTGGAGCACTACTCTGGTGGGGAACGATGACAGCATTAGCTATCTTGCGCGTTGAGAAGTTGAAGACTTTTGGTAATGTTGGTGGCAGTGAAGCACACACCGCCCGGATTCAGGATACCCCAAATGCTGACCCTCAAAAAAAGGAAACTAACATTCGGCTGATTGGCAATCCCGATGACCCAGCATTGGAAGAACTGGTGAAAACCAAAATCTCGAAGTCAACCAAACACAAACCACGTAAAGATGCGGTACTGTGCAGCGAAATATTCCTCAGTGCATCCCCTGAATACTTTCGACCCGATGACCCTACCATTGCGGGGGAATGGGACGAGCAGTTGATGCGGGATTTCACCAATGCTTCTACCAAGTGGCTCTCTGAGAATTATGGTGATAAATGCGTCCGAGCAGAATTGCACCTGGATGAGGCAACCCCCCACATCCACGCCTATATTGTCCCCGTCAACGATAAAACCAAACTGCTCAGTCATAAAGCCATGTTTGGGGGAAATGGTAACGAAGGTAAGATTAAACTCTCCAGGCTCCAGGATAGCTACGCAATAGCACTGGCACATCTTGGTATCGAACGCGGGGTAAAGGGTAGTAAAGCTACTCACACCAAAGTTAAGAAATATTATGCGGCAGTCAACTCAGACCCCCTGCTGATGGAATTAGACCGACTGACACCACAACCAGGGGAGACAGCACAGCAACTATTTGAGCGCATTAAGGCAGACCCCCAAATCCAAACCATCAATCATCAACTAGCTGATCGCTTTAGAATAATTGAGCTTGAAAAACGGGCATCACAGAAGGCGATCGCTTCTGAAAAACTGCGGCAACAACTAGAAAATCGCGTAGCTGAATTGGAATCCGAGAACTTTTACTGGAAGCAGCAAGCCGACCAACTGCGAGATTTACCCCTAGAAGATGTGGCGTGGCATTTAGGACTAGATAAAGCAGATAAAGGAGGGAACCGTTGGAAAGGGCTGGGGGGAGTTATCAATATTACTGATTCTAAATGGTACGACTTTACAGCATCCAAGGGTGGCGGTGGAGCTATTAATTTGGTGATGCACGTAAACTCTTGTAATTTTCGGCAAGCTCTAGCTTGGTTGCATGACCGTTTTGATGAAGAGGGGATGCTGCGAGCTACGAGAACTTACGCACAAACTATCGCTACTAAAATTGTTGCAGAAGAACCTGCACCGCAGTTTGTGCAACCATTTGAGGATGAGTCGAAGTGGCAAGCGGTACAAAATTACTTGACTAAAACTAGGGGATTGCCGGAAAACTTTATCGATGCCCTTCATTCCAAGGGATGGATTTATGCTGACGAGCAGCAAAATGCTGTGTAAGGGAAGCGATCGCCTCATAAGGGCGCGGGAGCGCCATCGCTCTCAGATCAAACCACTGGCGCATTTTTGCGAGGGACGCGGGGAGAAAATAATTCGTTTATGGGATATGCGCTTGGCACAAAACGGACGAAGGGGTGGTTTTACTTTTATTTGGGCGGTAAACCAACTGATGAAATACATTCATGTGTCCTCTGTAAATCTCCCATCGATGCCCTCTCGTGCGGTGCGCTAGGAATTGCTGCAAATTCTGGTATGCCTCAGACGCGGATGATGTTTTTAGCGGTGGATAGTCCCAAAAGCCTGCCGTTGGATTTTCTCTCTAAAGTAAGAGCCATTACTGTTGCCTGCTCCCACGATGACATGGGACGCTCTATGGCACAAGCTATTAAAGAATTACTGCCGCATTCCAATATAGTGCAACCACAAGCACTTGATTGGAATGCGGAATTGTTGCAGTATTCGCGGCAAGAAAAGGTGCGGCTACAAGAAGCAGAAAAGAAAAAGAATCGGGGATTGGAACGATAGGGCGGCACTGTGCAGCTGACGCACTGGAGTTTAGACTATCATGCTGGCGATCGCCCTCCACCGATTATCTATGTCTGACAAAGCCCAAGTTTGATATTAAGTTTTGATATCAAACATCCAAAAGTAAGAAAATCCAAAGCCTTAAAACTTAGTGACGTGGTGAAATGAGCAATGATTCAGAAAGTTACGCTAAGGACTTGAGGTTTGAGAAAAGTTTTGATTGACCTAGATTTATGTAACTTTAATTAATCAGAGATAGTCAAATTATATAATTGACAAAGGGGTATGAGTTTTTCCTTAAAGCGATCGCGCACGCTCTCTGGTGCCACAATTACGCAATCTTTCCCATAGCGTATGACTTCTCGGAAGAACCAGAAGGTATTGGAAACTTTTCGCAGCACTCTTCTTACTTCGTGTCCATTCACTTCCACCAACTTATTACTTATATCATCATTTTTCTTTGATTTATAACCATTTAGCAAACCTCCTAATAGATGCATTTCAACCTTTATTGTGTCAAAATCAGATAGCCATTCCCCATCTATAGGGCTAACTTGAACTTCTCTTATGCGTTCTAGACGTAAGCTCCTGTTGTGACACAATTGTTCTAAATCATAATTTCCTTCTGTTTCTTCACACCAGCAATCAACATATTGTCGTTCTTCGTGAGTAATTACTTTGGCATAATGGACAGTAAAATTCTGCAACTGACCTGTTGTATTTTGGTAGGACAACTTAAATGGCTGATTGCGGTCTATATAGCGATCTATTTCCTGGCGCAACGGAGATTTATGGGTTCTAAGGAAATCTTCTATTTCTGTTCTTAACGGAATGCTTAACTCCTGACGATCAAGAAGTAAATTGGCAATGCTCAGAGCTTCTTCTAGTTGTCCCATGTCAGTGAACAAACGAACCGCTTTCTGAAGTACCTCAATGCGTTCATCTGACCAGACATCTTTCTTAATATTGTTATCACTCAACTGAGTTTGAACTGGGCTAACTATCTCAGGCACATCACTAATCTTTGATTTTTGCTTTGATTTTTTAGGATGCCTCTGTTCCCATTTCCTCTGCCACTCCTGTGTAAATTCCCTTAGATTAGTTTCTTTATTCTTTGACCAGAGACTCAAAGTAAAGTGCCATTTTGCATTCCCATTTTTTGGTGGTATCCGGTGATCGTCCAAAATCTCTAAGAAGTCTTCCATCCGATGAAGTGCTTCTCGAACTTGGGTAGTAGTTAACTTATCTTCATATTTGTCCAGAGAAGTCAGTTTTACTAAATTCTCAGTAGTAGTCTGCACCAAAAGCTGAGGATTTCCACTGTTTTTATCTTTCCATTCGCAAAGCAGGCTCAAGTTATCACATCCCACCAAATTGTGTTCCTGGAAGTCCAAAATTGCTTCTAGTACACGCTTTGCTCTTTCTCTTATGTCCTCACCGTGGCTAACTTTGTTAGGCATGAGTAAAACTGGACTGCTTTTCAACAAGTTTAGGGTGATAAAAAAGTTTGGGGTACTTGTAATCTATATATGTACCCCAAACTTAATTTACCTTGAATAGAAGCCACTTTTTGCAGTTTTCGAGCAGCTGTTGCATTAGGTGACTCCCCCAAAGTGAAACTGTTAATGTAAACAGTTTCAC from Tolypothrix sp. NIES-4075 includes:
- the mobV gene encoding MobV family relaxase; the encoded protein is MTALAILRVEKLKTFGNVGGSEAHTARIQDTPNADPQKKETNIRLIGNPDDPALEELVKTKISKSTKHKPRKDAVLCSEIFLSASPEYFRPDDPTIAGEWDEQLMRDFTNASTKWLSENYGDKCVRAELHLDEATPHIHAYIVPVNDKTKLLSHKAMFGGNGNEGKIKLSRLQDSYAIALAHLGIERGVKGSKATHTKVKKYYAAVNSDPLLMELDRLTPQPGETAQQLFERIKADPQIQTINHQLADRFRIIELEKRASQKAIASEKLRQQLENRVAELESENFYWKQQADQLRDLPLEDVAWHLGLDKADKGGNRWKGLGGVINITDSKWYDFTASKGGGGAINLVMHVNSCNFRQALAWLHDRFDEEGMLRATRTYAQTIATKIVAEEPAPQFVQPFEDESKWQAVQNYLTKTRGLPENFIDALHSKGWIYADEQQNAV
- a CDS encoding toprim domain-containing protein, which encodes MGYALGTKRTKGWFYFYLGGKPTDEIHSCVLCKSPIDALSCGALGIAANSGMPQTRMMFLAVDSPKSLPLDFLSKVRAITVACSHDDMGRSMAQAIKELLPHSNIVQPQALDWNAELLQYSRQEKVRLQEAEKKKNRGLER
- a CDS encoding WYL domain-containing protein; this encodes MPNKVSHGEDIRERAKRVLEAILDFQEHNLVGCDNLSLLCEWKDKNSGNPQLLVQTTTENLVKLTSLDKYEDKLTTTQVREALHRMEDFLEILDDHRIPPKNGNAKWHFTLSLWSKNKETNLREFTQEWQRKWEQRHPKKSKQKSKISDVPEIVSPVQTQLSDNNIKKDVWSDERIEVLQKAVRLFTDMGQLEEALSIANLLLDRQELSIPLRTEIEDFLRTHKSPLRQEIDRYIDRNQPFKLSYQNTTGQLQNFTVHYAKVITHEERQYVDCWCEETEGNYDLEQLCHNRSLRLERIREVQVSPIDGEWLSDFDTIKVEMHLLGGLLNGYKSKKNDDISNKLVEVNGHEVRRVLRKVSNTFWFFREVIRYGKDCVIVAPESVRDRFKEKLIPLCQLYNLTISD